CGCATGAAGGGCGCCTGTGGACGTCGGGTCGAGTAGACGCCGGTCGACTGCTTGGTGAGGTACCAGCCGTTGGCCGTGCACAGGCCAAAGGCGCCGGGCCTCTCCCGCAGCCTCTGCATCATCATCACCACGCCGTGCATGGCGTAGTTGTTGCCGGGGCCTCCGGCGTAGGGCAGCCCCCCGGTGACCGTGAAGCCCCGGGGATCGTCCGGGGGCAGGCCCAGGGACTCCGCGCCCACCTGCACGGCGGAAGGGAAGCAGGAGTAAAGATCAAAGGCGGCGACATCGGCGACGGTGATCCCGGCCATGTCCAGGGCCCGCTCCCCCGTCAGCCGCATGGCCGGGCTGGAGTGGAAGTCCTGCCGCTCGATGGGGTTCCAGATATCGTTGGCGTCGGCGCAGCCATGCAGGAAGACCATACGGTCCTCAGCCACGCCCAGCTCGCGGGCCCTCGCAAGGCTGGTCATCAGGACGCCCGAGGACTGGTCCACGTCCATGATGGCGTTCAGGAACTTGGGATAGGGAAACCCGATCATCCGATTGGCGGGCGTAACGGTGACCAGTTCCTCGGGGCTCCGCTCGATGGGGAACCAGGCCTCGGGATTGGCCGCCGCCGCCCGGGTAAAGGGGGCGAAGAGCTCGCCCAGGCGGCGCTGGTGGTCCGGGATGGAGCGGCCATCCCGGGCGCGCAGGGCGTTCTCGAACAGGGGATAGATGTTGATCGGCCGGTCCATGCCGTGGACAGCCTCATAGGGGCTGACGCCCGGACGACCGTCTCCGATCCATTCCGGCGGCTGCAGGTCCTCGGCGTCGTCCCAGTCGTCGAAGCCGAGCCCACGGGTCAGCCGCTTGACGCCGGACCCCATGAACTCCGCCCCGACCACCAGGATCTGCTGGTTCCGCCCCTCGGCGATCCGCTGGGCCGCCACATTGATGGCGTACTGGGAGCTGTTGCCGCCGGTGCGGGTGTAGACACTCCATCCGGGGGCGGCGCCCAGCCGGCGCGCAAGGGTCAGGGGCGGGTTGGTGGAGTGGGGCATGACGCGCCGCTCGCCGGGAGCGTCCACCGCAAAGCTGATGACGGCGAGCCCGTCGAGGCCGGCCAGGGCGCCCGGTCCCAGTCCGGCATCCTGGGCCGCCCTTTCCGCCGCGATCTTGAGCAGGCTGGTCGGAGACGGCGAGGCGCCCGGATCACCACGCCATGTGAACTGGCCGCCGCCAACCAGAACCGGTGTCGTTTCGTCGCTCACCTGTGCTCTCCCCGCCTTGTGGAGGGCGATCCTAGGCGCTGAAGGCCCGCCCTCAAGGGGAATTCAAGCCTCGCCCGCATTTGCACAATTAAGTGGCGATGGGCGCCATTTTCTTGGGCGCCTGCTCTGTTTGCGCCCAAGACGGGCGCTCCGGATCGTCCCGGAACTTGAACCTTCTCTCCGGGTGGGTCACCTGCCCTCAGGTCGCCGGGCGCGGAGCCCAGCCGGAGCCGTCGGATGAAAAAGATCGAAGCGGTCATCAAGCCCTTCAAGCTCGACGAGGTGAAGGAAGCCCTCCAGGAGCTTGGACTCCAGGGGATGACGGTCATTGAGGCCAAGGGCTACGGACGCCAGAAGGGGCACACCGAGCTCTACCGCGGGGCGGAGTACGTCGTGGACTTCCTGCCCAAGATCAAGGTCGAGGTCGTCCTGCCCGACGACCAACTGGAAGCCGCACTCGAAGCCATTGTCGGGGCCGCCCGGACGGGCCGCATCGGCGATGGGAAGATTTTTGTCTCTGAGGTCCTGGATGTCCTGCGCATCCGCACCGGCGAGACGGGAGACGCCGCTGTCTAGGCGGCGGGAATTTTGACCGAGAAGGGGAACATCATGGCCACGGCCAAGGACATTCTGGACCAGATCAAGGAAAAGGACGTCAAGTACGTTGACGTCCGCTTCACCGACATCCGCGGCAAGATGCAGCATGTCACCTTCGACATCGATCTCGTGGACGATGAGTTCCTGAACGACGGAACCATGTTCGACGGTTCGTCGATCGCCGGCTGGAAGGCGATCAACGAAAGCGACATGAAGCTGCGCCCCGACCTGGACACGGCCATCATCGACCCCTTCTACCAGCAGACCACGCTGGCCCTGATGTGCGACGTCGTGAACCCCGATACCGGCCTGCCCTACAACCGCGACCCGCGGTCGATCTCCAAGTCGGCCCTGAACTACCTGAAGTCGGCCGGCATCGGCGACACCGCCTTCTTCGGCCCCGAGGCCGAGTTCTTCATCTTTGATGACGTGCGCTGGTCCACGGCCCCGCACAACACCGGGTACTCCTTCGACTCCACCGAACTGCCGGTGAACTCGGCGCGAGAGTATCCCGAGGGCAACATGGGCCACCGGCCCGGCCCCAAGGGCGGCTACTTCCCGGTGAACCCGGTGGACTCCGCCCAGGACCTGCGCGGCGAGATGCTGGCGGTCATGGGCGAGCTCGGCATGAAGCCGGAAAAGCACCATCACGAGGTGGCGCCCGCCCAGCATGAGCTTGGCCTGAAGTTCGACACCCTCGTGGTGATGGCCGACCGGATGCAGCTGTACAAGTACGTCATCCACAACGTGGCGGCGGCCTACGGCAAGACGGCGACCTTCATGGCCAAGCCGATGTTCGCCGACAACGGGTCGGGCATGCACGTGCACCAGTCGATCTGGGGCGCCGGCAAGCCGCTGTTCGCCGGCGACAAGTATGCCGGCCTGTCCCAGATGTGCCTCTGGTACATCGGCGGCATCATCAAGCACGCCAAGGCGATCAACGCCTTCTCGAACTCGACGACCAATTCCTACAAGCGCCTGGTGCCCGGCTACGAAGCCCCGGTGAAGCTGGCCTACTCGGCCCGCAACCGCTCGGCCTCGATCCGCATCCCGCACGTGGACAGCCCGAAGGCCAAGCGTATCGAGGCCCGCTTCCCGGACCCGATGGGCAACCCCTACCTGACCTTCACCGCCCTGCTGATGGCCGGCCTGGACGGGATCATCAACCAGATCGATCCGGGCGGCCCCCAGGACAAGAACCTCTACGACCTGCCCCCGCGCGAGCAGAAGAAGGTCCCCGAGGTCTGCGGCTCCCTGCGCGAGGCCCTCGATGCCCTCGACAAGGACCGGGCCTTCCTCAAGGCCGGCGGCGTCATGGACGACGACTTCATCGACTCCTACATCGAGCTGAAGATGGAAGAGGTGATGCGTCTCCAGCTGCATCCGCACCCCGTCGAGTTCGACATGTACTACAAGTGCTGATCTCCCCTCCTCCCCGGTGAGATCAAGGGAAGGCCGCCGGGGTTCCGGCGGCCTTTCTGATTCCGGGCCCGAATCGCGGCAATGAACCTCCATGGCTGAAACGCCCCCCCAGGCCTCTTTGTTCGACGACCCACAGCCCGCACCCCGACCTGCAGGGGCCGCGGAGCCTCCGCCGCCGGCTGCGCCCTCCCCGCCCCCGGCGTCGGGCAAGGGCGGCTATTCCGCCAAGGACATCGAGGTCCTCGAGGGGCTCGAGCCGGTGCGCATGCGGCCGGGCATGTACATCGGCGGTACGGACGAGCGGGCGCTGCACCACCTCTTCGCCGAGGTGCTGGACAACGCCATGGACGAGGCCGTCGCTGGCCATGCGCGGCTCATCGAGGTGCGCCTCGATGCGGATGGGGCCCTGACCGTGCGGGACGACGGTCGCGGCATCCCGGTGGACCCCCATCCCAAGCACCCCGGCAAGTCGGCGCTGGAGGTCATCATGACCGTCCTGCACTCCGGCGGGAAGTTCTCGGGCAAGGCCTACGAGACCTCCGGCGGCCTGCATGGCGTGGGCGTCTCGGTGGTGAACGCCCTGTCCGAGCACCTGGAGGTCACGGCCTTCAAGGACGGCTTCGAGTGGCGCCAGACCTTCAGCCGCGGCAAGCCTGTCGGCGGACTGGAAAAACTCGGGGCGACCCGGAAGCACGGGACGGTCATCACCTTCCGCCCGGACCCGGTCATCTTTGGCGATTCCGCCGCCTTCCGGCCCGCCCGCCTCTACCGGATGGCCCGCTCCAAGGCCTACCTCTTCGGCGGAGTCGAGATCCGCTGGGCCTGCGATCCGGCCCTGATCCATGACCAGACCCCCGCCGAGGCGGTCCTGCGCTTTCCCAACGGCCTCGCGGACTTCCTGGCCGAGCGCGTCCGCGACGTCGAGACCGTCACCCCCGAACCCTTCACGGGTCGCTTCGAGCGCAAGGGAGATCCCGGCAAGGTCGAATGGGCGGTGGCCTGGACAGGCGCGGGCTTCGGCGAGGCCGACGGCTTCCTCCAGTCCTACTGCAACACGGTTCCCACGCCTGAGGGCGGAACCCATGAGGCCGGCTTCCGCGCCGCCCTGACCCGCGGGCTCAAGGCCTACGCCGAGCTGGTCGGCGAGAAGCGTGCGGGCCTCCTGACCGCTGAGGACGTGGTCGCACAGGCCGGCGGCCTGGTCAGCGTCTTCATCGCCAACCCCGAGTTCCAGGGCCAGACCAAGGAGCGGCTGTCCTCTGCCGAGGCCCAGAAGCTGGTCGAGACCGCCCTGCGCGATCCCTTCGACCATTGGCTCGCCGCCCAGCCCAAGTCAGCGCGCGCCCTGCTGGACTTCGTCATCCAGCGCGCCGAGGAGCGCCTGAAGCGGCGGCGCGAGAAGGAGGTCTCCCGCGCCTCCGCCACCCGGAAGCTGCGCCTGCCCGGAAAGCTGGCGGACTGCTCGAGCCAGGCTTCGGACGGGTCCGAGATCTTCATCGTCGAGGGCGACAGCGCCGGCGGCTCGGCCAAGCAGGCCCGTGACCGCCGCACCCAGGCCATCCTGCCCCTCCGCGGCAAGATCCTGAACGTCGCCTCGGCCACCACGGACAAGCTGGGCCAGAACCGGGAGCTGTCGGACCTCATGCTGGCCCTGGGCGTCCAGGGCGGATCGCGGTTCCGCGAGGAGGACCTGCGCTACGAGCGCGTGGTCATCATGACGGACGCCGACGTCGACGGGGCCCACATCGCCAGCCTGCTGATCACCTTCTTCTACCGGACCATGCCCCAGTTGATCCGGGCCGGCCGGCTCTACCTCGCCCTGCCGCCCCTCTACCGCATGAGCCACGGGGCCAAGGTGATCTACGCCCGGGACGACGCCCATCGGGAAACCCTGCTGGCCACAGAGTTCAAGGGCAAGAAACCAGAGGTCGGGCGCTTCAAGGGCCTGGGCGAAATGATGCCGGCCCAGCTGCGCGAGACCACCATGGATCCCGCCCGCCGCATCCTGGCCCGCGTGACCCTTCCGGCCTCCGAGGACGAGGTCGCGGAGCTTGTCGAGGCCCTGATGGGCCGCAAGCCGGAGCTGCGGTTCCGGTTCATCCAGGAGAACGCAGAGTTCGCCGCAGCCGACCTTGACCTCTGAGGCCCGGCCCGCCGCGTGCTTGCGCGTTGACTTGGAGCCCCCAGCCCGTATGTTCCCCGGCGCGCGACGACCGACGTCCGCGCCGCCGCGCCGTGCGCGCCCCCGCCCTGCGGGTCGGGCCCGTCGCCCTTTAGGCCAATAATGACCGAATTTGCTGAACTGGGCCTCTCGCCCGAAATCCTGCAGGCCGTCTCCGCGACGGGCTACACCACCGCCACCCCGATCCAGGCCCAGGCCATTCCCGTCGCGCTGACGGGCAAGGACGTCCTTGGCATCGCCCAGACCGGGACGGGGAAGACCGCCGCCTTCACCCTGCCGATGATCGAGCGCCTCTCCCAGGGGCGCAGCCGGGCGCGCATGCCCCGGGCCCTGGTGATCGCCCCCACCCGCGAGCTCGCCGACCAGGTCTCCGCGTCCTTCGAGCGCTACTCGGCGAACCAGACGCGCAAGCTGTCCTGGGCCCTCCTGATCGGAGGGGTGTCCTTCTCCGACCAGGAGCTCAAGCTGGACCGGGGGGTGGACGTCCTGATCGCCACGCCGGGCCGCCTGCTCGATCACTTCGAGCGCGGGAAGCTGCTCCTGACCGGCGTCCAGATCCTGGTGGTCGACGAAGCCGACCGCATGCTGGACATGGGCTTCATCCCGGACATCGAGCGGATCTTCCGCCTGACGCCTCCGAAGAAGCAGACCCTGTTCTTCTCGGCGACCATGCCGCCCGAGATCACGCGGCTGACCAAACAGTTCCTGAACGATCCGGTGCGCATCGAGGCGGCCCGTCCGGCCACCACGGCCGAGACCATCGCCCAGCACATGGTGCGCCTGCCGACCTCTGATCCCAAGGCCAAGCGCACCGCCCTGCGCATGCTGATCGAGGCCGAGGGCATCAAGAACGGCATCGTCTTCTGCAACCGCAAGTCGGAAGTGGACATCGTCGCCAAGAGCCTGCGGACCCACGGCTTCGACGCCGCCGCCATCCATGGCGACCTCGACCAGCAGACCCGGATGCGCACCCTCGACGCCTTCCGGAGCGGCGACCTGAAGCTTCTCTGCGCCTCGGACGTGGCCGCCCGAGGGCTCGACATTCCGGACGTCAGTCACGTCTTCAACTACGACGTGCCGCACCACGCCGACGACTATGTCCACCGGATCGGACGCACCGGGCGCGCCGGCAAGTCCGGCCGCGCCTTCATGATCGTCACGCCGGCCGACGCCAAGAATATCGACAAGGTCCTCAAGCTGATCGGCAAGGACCCCGAGGAAGTCGTGCTGGAAGGCGTTGATTTCGCCGCCATCAAGGATACGCCCCGGGATGACCGTCGGTCCGGCCGCGGTCGCCCCACAGGGCGAGAGCGTTCGCGTGGCGGCGAGGATCGGCCGCCGCGGCCCCGGCGCGAGCGCGAGCCCAGGACCGAGACGGAAGACACCCATGTCGTAGCCGCGCCGGCCGCTGAGGCTGCTGAGCCGGAGCCCGCACCCAGGGCGCCCCGGCGCGAACGCACCCGTCACCCCGATAGGTCCGAGCGTCCTGAGGCCCCCGAGCGCCCCGAGCGCCCCGAGCGGACGCCCCGCAGGAGCGAGCCGCGCAGCGAAGCCTCCGAGGACGATCGCAGGGGGGGGAAACCGGTCGTGGGTTTCGGTTCCGAACTCCCTGCGTTCCTTTCGCGCCCTACAACCCCAGGGCGAAAGTAAGCCGGCAGCGCCTCTCTGCTTGACTCAGGGGCGCGGGAACGGAAGTGAAGCAGGAACCGGTGGCTTTGCCGGCTTTGCGACTATTCTGGGCGGGGGCCACGCAAGAAGGGGATGGCGGAGGATATCGACTCCAGGTTCAGGTCGCCCGAGGCCTATGAACTCGCCCGCCTTGCGCTGGAGCAGCTGGAGTCGCAGCGCGTCTGGCCGACCCCTGTCAACTACGAGCTCTGGTCTCATGTGATCGCCGAGCCCAACGGGCCGCTCGCCCGTGAGCTCGAGCGCATCATGGTCAGCGGCGAGCCGATCACAGACGACCTGGCCGAGCACCTGGCCTCCACCTACCTGCCCAAGGGGCGCCTGAGCGAACAGATCCGCGACACCGGCCAGGCCCTGTCCCGCGAATTGGCCACCGCCGAGCAGGCGATCCGCTCGGCGCATGAGACCAGTGAAACCTTCTCCACCCGGCTCGAGGAAACCTCGCGGACCCTCAAGAAGGATCCCAGCAGCTCAGCCCTCCAGGGGGTGGTCGCCAACCTCACGGACGCGACCCGGGAAATGCAGGCGCAGAACGCTTCGGTCGAACGCGCCCTGGCCGCCTCGACCTCCGAGGTGGCCATGCTGCGCGAACAGCTGGAGGAGATCCGCAAGGAGGCGGCGACGGACCCCCTGACCCGGCTGGCAAATCGCCGGGCCTTCGACGAACGCATCGAGCAGGCGCGTGCCGAGGCGGACACCAAGGGCGACTTCTTCTGCCTGGTGCTCCTGGACATCGATCACTTCAAGAAGTTCAACGACACCTGGGGTCACCAGACCGGCGACCAGGTCCTTCGCTACGTCGCCAGCGTGATCCGCAAGCGGGTCCTCCCGCCCCGGTTCGCCGCCCGGTTCGGGGGCGAGGAGTTCGCCATCATCCTGCCTGGCGACAGTCTCTTCGATGCCTCTCCCCTGGTGAACTCGATCCTCAAGGATGTCTCCGCGTCCAGCATCCGCCGGCGCTCCACCAACGACAACCTCGGCATCATCACCCTTTCGGCAGGCATTGCAGGCTTCCGCGCCGGCGACACTGTCCACGACCTGATCGAACGGGCGGACTCCAGCCTCTACAAGGCCAAGAGACGCGGCCGGAACCGGCTTGTGGTCGAGGGCGACGCCTGATCGGGGATCCATGCCCCAAGGGGCTGGCCTGACGCAGGGTCAGCCGCGCTTTCCTGAGTCCAGAACCATCATCCGGAGGAACGCATGGCCTATGAGAAGATCAAGATTTCGCTGAATGACGGCATCGCCGTCATTTCCCTCGCCGATCCGGCCACCATGAACGCCGCCGGCCTCGACACCATGGCCGAACTGCGCGCCGCCTTCGCCGCCTACGCGCGGCCGGACTCTGGCGCCCGTTGCGTGATTCTCACCGGCGAGGGTCGCGGCTTCTGCTCCGGGGCCAATCTCTCCGGCGGTGGCGGTGCAGGGCAGTCCGCCAATCCGGACCCCGAGGGCCCGGACTCCGGCGCCGCCCTGGAGACGGTCTACAACCCCTTCATGACCTCGCTGCGGGACTATCCGATCCCCATCGTGACGGCGATCAACGGGGCGGCGGCTGGCGTGGGCTGCTCCCTGGCCCTGATGGGCGACATCATCGTCGCTGGCGAGAGCGCCTATTTCCTTCAGGCCTTCCGGCGCATCGGCCTCGTGCCGGACGGCGGCTCGACCTACCTCCTGCCGCGCCTGATCGGCAAGGCGCGGGCCCTGGAGATGGCCCTTCTCGGCGAGAAGATTCCCGCCAAGACAGCCCTGGAGTGGGGTCTGGTCAACCGGGTCGTCCCCGACGACCAGCTGATGTCCACCGCCCAGGAGATCGCGCGTTCCCTGGCCGATGGCCCCTGGGCCCTCGGCTCGATCCGCAAGCTGATCTGGGACAGCCTCGACAACGACTGGCTCCAGCAACTGCACGCCGAGCGGGTCGCCCAGAAGACGGCGGGCCGGACTTCCGACTTCCGGGAGGGCGTCATGGCCTTCCTCCAGAAGCGCGTGGCGGTCTTCAACCGCAAGTAGGCCGGGACTCAGGCGTCTGGGGCTGCGGCGGGCTGGATGGTCACGCTTTCGCCGCAGCCACAGGCGTCGGTCTGGTTCGGATTTCGGAAGACGAACTTGGACGACAGGCGCGTGACCTCGAAGTCGATGACCGTGCCCAGCAGGAAGAGGACGGCCGAGGGCTCCACCAGGATGGTGACGCCCTGGTCCGTGACGACTTCATCAAGGGGATTCATGGCCTCGGCATAGTCGAGGACATATTCCTGCCCCGCACAGCCGCCGTTCTTCACGCCCACCCTCAGGCCCGCCAGGGGCGTCTCGGAGCGGGACATGATCTCGCGCACCCGGTCGGCGGCGGCGGGGGTCAGGGAGACCACCTGTGGGCGGGGCCGACGGGGTCGGGGGGTCGAAGCGAGGGTCTCAGGCGTCATGGGCTCAATATGGGCTCAGAACATGTTCAATTGAAGCTTGGCCTCGTCGGACATGCGCGACGGATCCCACGGTGGATCGAAGACCAGGTCGACCTTGATGTTCCGCACATCCGGGATGGACCGGATGGCGTCCTCGACCCAGCCTGGCATCTCCCCCGCCACCGGGCACCCCGGCGCGGTCAGGGTCATGTCCACCGCCACGTCCCGCTCATCCGAGACGTCGACCTTGTAGATCAGGCCCAGTTCGTAGATGTCCACCGGGATTTCCGGGTCGAAGACGGTCTTGAACGCCTCGATCAACCGGTCGGTCAGCCGGTCGAGTTCTGCCTGGCTCAGGGCGCTGGCGGCGCCCTCGCCGCTCGGTTCGGTAGATGTGGCGGTCATGAGAAGAAGGTCCGGGTTCGATCAAGGGCTTCGAGGAAGGCGTCGACTTCCTGGGTGGTGTTGTAGAGGCCGAAGGAGGCGCGGACGCTGGAGCTGACCCCCAGCCGGCGCATCAGGGGCTCGGCGCAGTGGGTCCCGGCCCGGACGGCGACGCCGTACCGATCCAGGAGCTGGGCGATGTCGTGGGCGTGCGCCCCTTCCACGGTAAAGCTGAGCACCGCGCCCTTGCCCTCGGCCTGGCCGAGGATCCGGATGCCATTGACGCCGGACAGGCCTTCGGCGGCGCGGCTGTAGAGCGCGGCCTCATGCTCGGCGACGGCCAGCCGGTCGAGGCCCGACAGCCAGTCCACTGCTGCGCCCAGGCCCACGGCCTCGACGATGGGCGGCGTGCCGGCCTCGAACCTCAGGGGCGGCTCTGCGTAGGTGATCTGGTCGAAATCCACCCGGTCGATCATCTCGCCCCCGCCCTGCCAGGGCGGCAGGGCGTCCAGGCGCTCCGCCCGCCCCCAAAGCACGCCGATCCCTGTGGGGCCGTAAAGCTTGTGTCCGGAAAAGGCGACGAAGTCCGCCCCGATTTCGTGGACATCGAGAGGGGCGTGGACCACCGACTGGCAGGCGTCGACCACCATGACGGCGCCGGCCGCGTGGGCGAGATCTGCGATCCGACGCACCGGGTTCACTGTGCCCAGGACGTTGGACATGTGCACCACGGACACCACCCGGGTC
The sequence above is a segment of the Phenylobacterium parvum genome. Coding sequences within it:
- a CDS encoding P-II family nitrogen regulator; this encodes MKKIEAVIKPFKLDEVKEALQELGLQGMTVIEAKGYGRQKGHTELYRGAEYVVDFLPKIKVEVVLPDDQLEAALEAIVGAARTGRIGDGKIFVSEVLDVLRIRTGETGDAAV
- a CDS encoding diguanylate cyclase, producing the protein MAEDIDSRFRSPEAYELARLALEQLESQRVWPTPVNYELWSHVIAEPNGPLARELERIMVSGEPITDDLAEHLASTYLPKGRLSEQIRDTGQALSRELATAEQAIRSAHETSETFSTRLEETSRTLKKDPSSSALQGVVANLTDATREMQAQNASVERALAASTSEVAMLREQLEEIRKEAATDPLTRLANRRAFDERIEQARAEADTKGDFFCLVLLDIDHFKKFNDTWGHQTGDQVLRYVASVIRKRVLPPRFAARFGGEEFAIILPGDSLFDASPLVNSILKDVSASSIRRRSTNDNLGIITLSAGIAGFRAGDTVHDLIERADSSLYKAKRRGRNRLVVEGDA
- the parE gene encoding DNA topoisomerase IV subunit B; protein product: MAETPPQASLFDDPQPAPRPAGAAEPPPPAAPSPPPASGKGGYSAKDIEVLEGLEPVRMRPGMYIGGTDERALHHLFAEVLDNAMDEAVAGHARLIEVRLDADGALTVRDDGRGIPVDPHPKHPGKSALEVIMTVLHSGGKFSGKAYETSGGLHGVGVSVVNALSEHLEVTAFKDGFEWRQTFSRGKPVGGLEKLGATRKHGTVITFRPDPVIFGDSAAFRPARLYRMARSKAYLFGGVEIRWACDPALIHDQTPAEAVLRFPNGLADFLAERVRDVETVTPEPFTGRFERKGDPGKVEWAVAWTGAGFGEADGFLQSYCNTVPTPEGGTHEAGFRAALTRGLKAYAELVGEKRAGLLTAEDVVAQAGGLVSVFIANPEFQGQTKERLSSAEAQKLVETALRDPFDHWLAAQPKSARALLDFVIQRAEERLKRRREKEVSRASATRKLRLPGKLADCSSQASDGSEIFIVEGDSAGGSAKQARDRRTQAILPLRGKILNVASATTDKLGQNRELSDLMLALGVQGGSRFREEDLRYERVVIMTDADVDGAHIASLLITFFYRTMPQLIRAGRLYLALPPLYRMSHGAKVIYARDDAHRETLLATEFKGKKPEVGRFKGLGEMMPAQLRETTMDPARRILARVTLPASEDEVAELVEALMGRKPELRFRFIQENAEFAAADLDL
- a CDS encoding acetyl-CoA acetyltransferase translates to MSDETTPVLVGGGQFTWRGDPGASPSPTSLLKIAAERAAQDAGLGPGALAGLDGLAVISFAVDAPGERRVMPHSTNPPLTLARRLGAAPGWSVYTRTGGNSSQYAINVAAQRIAEGRNQQILVVGAEFMGSGVKRLTRGLGFDDWDDAEDLQPPEWIGDGRPGVSPYEAVHGMDRPINIYPLFENALRARDGRSIPDHQRRLGELFAPFTRAAAANPEAWFPIERSPEELVTVTPANRMIGFPYPKFLNAIMDVDQSSGVLMTSLARARELGVAEDRMVFLHGCADANDIWNPIERQDFHSSPAMRLTGERALDMAGITVADVAAFDLYSCFPSAVQVGAESLGLPPDDPRGFTVTGGLPYAGGPGNNYAMHGVVMMMQRLRERPGAFGLCTANGWYLTKQSTGVYSTRRPQAPFMRQDPAVIQSQIDALPRPTVIERPSGRGRVETYTVIHDRDGYRMGVIVGRDEAGRRFAAIIPGTETEALASLESREGVGRTGTVARSQDDRRNLFTLD
- a CDS encoding HesB/IscA family protein is translated as MEPMTPETLASTPRPRRPRPQVVSLTPAAADRVREIMSRSETPLAGLRVGVKNGGCAGQEYVLDYAEAMNPLDEVVTDQGVTILVEPSAVLFLLGTVIDFEVTRLSSKFVFRNPNQTDACGCGESVTIQPAAAPDA
- a CDS encoding aminotransferase class V-fold PLP-dependent enzyme, whose product is MAFDPDHVRPEFPILSRRIGDRPLVYLDSAASAQKPEAVIGAMSDLMRNSYANVHRGLHTLANETTELYENARKKVAGFIGAAESEIVFTRGATEALNLVAAGLGRSLSAGDEVLLTEMEHHANIVPWHFLRERLGVVLRFVPLLPDGALDMEALERLITPRTRVVSVVHMSNVLGTVNPVRRIADLAHAAGAVMVVDACQSVVHAPLDVHEIGADFVAFSGHKLYGPTGIGVLWGRAERLDALPPWQGGGEMIDRVDFDQITYAEPPLRFEAGTPPIVEAVGLGAAVDWLSGLDRLAVAEHEAALYSRAAEGLSGVNGIRILGQAEGKGAVLSFTVEGAHAHDIAQLLDRYGVAVRAGTHCAEPLMRRLGVSSSVRASFGLYNTTQEVDAFLEALDRTRTFFS
- a CDS encoding enoyl-CoA hydratase/isomerase, which codes for MAYEKIKISLNDGIAVISLADPATMNAAGLDTMAELRAAFAAYARPDSGARCVILTGEGRGFCSGANLSGGGGAGQSANPDPEGPDSGAALETVYNPFMTSLRDYPIPIVTAINGAAAGVGCSLALMGDIIVAGESAYFLQAFRRIGLVPDGGSTYLLPRLIGKARALEMALLGEKIPAKTALEWGLVNRVVPDDQLMSTAQEIARSLADGPWALGSIRKLIWDSLDNDWLQQLHAERVAQKTAGRTSDFREGVMAFLQKRVAVFNRK
- a CDS encoding DEAD/DEAH box helicase, whose translation is MTEFAELGLSPEILQAVSATGYTTATPIQAQAIPVALTGKDVLGIAQTGTGKTAAFTLPMIERLSQGRSRARMPRALVIAPTRELADQVSASFERYSANQTRKLSWALLIGGVSFSDQELKLDRGVDVLIATPGRLLDHFERGKLLLTGVQILVVDEADRMLDMGFIPDIERIFRLTPPKKQTLFFSATMPPEITRLTKQFLNDPVRIEAARPATTAETIAQHMVRLPTSDPKAKRTALRMLIEAEGIKNGIVFCNRKSEVDIVAKSLRTHGFDAAAIHGDLDQQTRMRTLDAFRSGDLKLLCASDVAARGLDIPDVSHVFNYDVPHHADDYVHRIGRTGRAGKSGRAFMIVTPADAKNIDKVLKLIGKDPEEVVLEGVDFAAIKDTPRDDRRSGRGRPTGRERSRGGEDRPPRPRREREPRTETEDTHVVAAPAAEAAEPEPAPRAPRRERTRHPDRSERPEAPERPERPERTPRRSEPRSEASEDDRRGGKPVVGFGSELPAFLSRPTTPGRK
- a CDS encoding SUF system Fe-S cluster assembly protein, giving the protein MTATSTEPSGEGAASALSQAELDRLTDRLIEAFKTVFDPEIPVDIYELGLIYKVDVSDERDVAVDMTLTAPGCPVAGEMPGWVEDAIRSIPDVRNIKVDLVFDPPWDPSRMSDEAKLQLNMF
- the glnA gene encoding type I glutamate--ammonia ligase — encoded protein: MATAKDILDQIKEKDVKYVDVRFTDIRGKMQHVTFDIDLVDDEFLNDGTMFDGSSIAGWKAINESDMKLRPDLDTAIIDPFYQQTTLALMCDVVNPDTGLPYNRDPRSISKSALNYLKSAGIGDTAFFGPEAEFFIFDDVRWSTAPHNTGYSFDSTELPVNSAREYPEGNMGHRPGPKGGYFPVNPVDSAQDLRGEMLAVMGELGMKPEKHHHEVAPAQHELGLKFDTLVVMADRMQLYKYVIHNVAAAYGKTATFMAKPMFADNGSGMHVHQSIWGAGKPLFAGDKYAGLSQMCLWYIGGIIKHAKAINAFSNSTTNSYKRLVPGYEAPVKLAYSARNRSASIRIPHVDSPKAKRIEARFPDPMGNPYLTFTALLMAGLDGIINQIDPGGPQDKNLYDLPPREQKKVPEVCGSLREALDALDKDRAFLKAGGVMDDDFIDSYIELKMEEVMRLQLHPHPVEFDMYYKC